Proteins found in one Pongo pygmaeus isolate AG05252 chromosome 8, NHGRI_mPonPyg2-v2.0_pri, whole genome shotgun sequence genomic segment:
- the AVPI1 gene encoding arginine vasopressin-induced protein 1, with product MGTPASVVSEPPPWQAPTEARGRKQASANIFQDAELLQIQGLFQRSGDQLAEERAQIIWECAGDHHVAEALKRLRRKRPPRQKPLGHSLHHCSRLRILEPHSPLADPQSATETASTEQYLHSRRKSARIRRNWKKPGPTSYLHQIRH from the exons ATGGGTACCCCAGCCTCAGTGGTCAGTGAGCCACCCCCTTGGCAGGCCCCGACTGAGGCCCGGGGCCGCAAGCAGGCCTCAGCCAACATCTTCCAGGACGCCGAGCTGCTGCAGATCCAAGGCCTGTTTCAACGCAGCGGGGACCAGCTGGCCGAGGAACGGGCACAGATCATCTGGGAATGTGCAGGGGACCACCATGTGGCTGAGGCCCTCAAGAGGCTGCGCAGGAAGAGGCCCCCAAGGCAGAAACCCCTGGGCCACTCGCTACACCACTGCAGCCGCCTCAG AATCCTGGAGCCCCACTCTCCACTGGCCGACCCACAGAGTGCCACGGAGACAGCCTCCACTGAGCAGTATCTGCACTCTAGGAGGAAAAGTGCCAGGATCCGCCGGAACTGGAAGAAGCCAGGACCCACAAGCTACCTCCACCAGATCAGACACTGA